In a single window of the Candidatus Nanosynbacter featherlites genome:
- the rpsE gene encoding 30S ribosomal protein S5 produces MAEQAANTTPRAEGRRPRSPRGGRRDDRRNVRDDAPKEFEELVINIDRVSRVVKGGRRFRFKALVVVGNRKDKVGVGVAKGADVQAAVAKATSVAKKHLITLPLNGETIPHDSEVKFSGARVLIKPAAPGTGIIAGGVVRQIIGVTGVRNLLTKSLGSTNKVNIAYATIEALKSLVPREEWLNAQPVKKAAKKEAK; encoded by the coding sequence ATGGCAGAACAAGCTGCAAATACTACCCCACGCGCAGAAGGCCGCCGGCCTCGCAGTCCGCGTGGTGGTCGCCGCGATGACCGGCGAAATGTGCGTGATGACGCACCAAAGGAGTTTGAAGAATTGGTAATCAACATTGACCGCGTGAGCCGCGTGGTCAAAGGTGGCCGCCGCTTCCGCTTTAAGGCGTTGGTGGTTGTCGGCAACCGCAAAGATAAGGTTGGTGTTGGTGTGGCTAAGGGTGCCGACGTGCAAGCTGCTGTCGCTAAGGCAACCTCAGTTGCTAAGAAACACTTGATCACTTTGCCACTCAACGGCGAGACTATTCCACACGACAGCGAAGTCAAGTTCTCAGGCGCCCGCGTGCTGATCAAGCCAGCCGCTCCTGGTACCGGTATCATCGCTGGTGGTGTGGTGCGACAAATCATCGGCGTGACCGGTGTTCGCAACCTATTGACCAAGTCACTTGGTTCAACCAACAAGGTGAACATCGCTTACGCAACCATTGAAGCATTGAAATCACTGGTTCCACGCGAGGAGTGGCTCAATGCTCAGCCAGTCAAAAAAGCTGCTAAAAAGGAGGCTAAGTAA
- the rpsM gene encoding 30S ribosomal protein S13, whose protein sequence is MARIAGVVIPTEKQVQIALTYIYGIGPKHASSILAAAKIEPTTRVKDLTEAEENKIREIIDSEYTVEGDLQRLVTNNIKRLKDINAYRGLRHKAGLPTRGQRTRTNARTRKGRAIAVGGTQPKAASKT, encoded by the coding sequence ATGGCTCGAATTGCTGGGGTAGTTATCCCAACAGAGAAGCAGGTGCAAATTGCGCTCACCTATATTTATGGGATTGGGCCAAAGCACGCTTCGAGCATCCTTGCGGCGGCTAAGATTGAGCCGACCACTCGGGTGAAAGATCTCACCGAGGCTGAAGAAAACAAGATTCGCGAAATTATCGACAGCGAATACACCGTCGAAGGTGATCTCCAGCGCTTGGTAACTAATAACATTAAGCGCTTGAAGGATATCAACGCCTATCGCGGTCTTCGCCACAAAGCAGGACTGCCGACACGCGGACAGCGGACTCGTACGAATGCACGAACTCGCAAGGGTCGCGCCATCGCCGTGGGCGGTACACAACCAAAAGCAGCAAGTAAGACCTAA
- the rplR gene encoding 50S ribosomal protein L18, producing the protein MAENKKLLNQALRKNRVRAKVSGTAERPRLTVTISNMHVSAQLIDDVAGKTLAAATTVGTKAKGTMSEKCAAIGTEIAKKAKKSKISAVVFDRNGRQYASRLKALADAARQEGLEF; encoded by the coding sequence ATGGCTGAAAACAAGAAATTACTCAACCAAGCTCTTCGCAAAAACCGCGTTCGCGCGAAAGTTTCAGGCACTGCAGAGCGCCCACGCCTAACCGTCACCATCAGCAACATGCACGTTAGCGCTCAGCTGATCGACGACGTCGCAGGCAAAACATTGGCTGCCGCAACCACCGTTGGCACCAAAGCAAAAGGTACGATGAGCGAAAAATGTGCTGCCATCGGTACTGAAATTGCTAAGAAAGCAAAGAAAAGTAAAATTAGCGCAGTGGTCTTTGACCGCAACGGCCGCCAGTACGCTAGTCGCTTGAAGGCATTGGCTGATGCTGCGCGCCAAGAAGGATTGGAGTTCTAG
- the infA gene encoding translation initiation factor IF-1 — MASQKEVIKMIGKVVEALPNTQFKVELENGHSIIAHISGRMRKHYIRLVPGDKVEVEMTPYDLTKGRISFRLRDDRPHQGR; from the coding sequence ATGGCGAGTCAAAAGGAAGTCATCAAAATGATTGGTAAGGTAGTGGAAGCACTGCCTAATACTCAATTTAAGGTGGAACTGGAGAATGGCCATAGTATCATCGCGCACATTTCAGGGCGAATGCGCAAGCACTATATTCGCCTGGTGCCTGGTGATAAGGTTGAAGTTGAGATGACCCCTTACGATCTTACAAAGGGACGAATCAGCTTCCGCCTACGCGACGACCGACCTCACCAAGGTCGCTAG
- the secY gene encoding preprotein translocase subunit SecY, translating to MISWKTIWRSLKNRDMQKRLSIVIGIIVVYRLLAHIPVPLAEPTQLRQAISSALGSTDLGGFLNLLSGGALASFSLVLVGLSPFITASIIIQLLTKAIPKLKELHDDGETGRRKIQQWTRRITVPLAIVQSIAFIFILRQTILAGGSTVLSDPTIMEWTVSVVAMTAGSVLLMWLGELITEQGVGNGISLLIFAGIVSQLPQMLATVIRSLFDTSNGSLSVFGWFQLPVSPTMFWVVFFLLLMMLIVLYFLVKINEAQRVITINYAKRVHGNSNYGGIKSILPVKLIAAGVIPVIFAVAFLSLPQFIGQIMKASGNEGLQSLANTLITWFQAPNPGSFTGSTAEAFIYPVLYFILVIAFTYFYTGFSFDATEISEGLQKQGGFIEGIRPGKQTEEYLRRTVNRLVLFGSLALGVVAILPFVAEYLIYHITGLTGTRLSIGGTGILIIVSVALESIRQISSRALMVTYDDFDANDLGSDKPKKRRLLRKK from the coding sequence ATGATTAGCTGGAAGACCATTTGGCGGTCATTGAAAAATAGAGATATGCAAAAGCGCTTGTCGATTGTCATCGGCATTATTGTCGTGTACCGATTACTCGCGCACATTCCAGTGCCATTGGCTGAGCCAACACAGTTGCGCCAAGCCATCAGCTCCGCATTAGGAAGCACAGACTTGGGAGGATTCCTGAATCTTCTGTCCGGCGGTGCTTTGGCGAGCTTTTCTTTGGTATTGGTTGGTTTGAGCCCATTCATTACCGCCAGCATCATCATCCAGCTGCTGACAAAAGCTATTCCAAAACTAAAGGAACTCCACGACGACGGCGAAACTGGACGCCGTAAAATTCAGCAATGGACACGTCGCATTACCGTTCCACTGGCTATCGTCCAATCAATTGCTTTCATCTTCATCTTGCGCCAGACCATCTTGGCTGGCGGATCAACCGTCTTGAGCGATCCAACCATCATGGAATGGACAGTCTCAGTTGTCGCCATGACCGCTGGATCAGTCTTATTGATGTGGCTAGGTGAGCTCATCACCGAGCAGGGAGTAGGCAATGGTATCTCGCTGTTGATTTTCGCAGGAATCGTCAGCCAGTTACCACAGATGCTAGCCACTGTCATCCGTTCGCTCTTTGACACCTCAAACGGCTCATTGAGCGTATTTGGCTGGTTCCAATTGCCGGTCAGCCCGACCATGTTCTGGGTGGTATTCTTCCTCTTACTCATGATGTTAATTGTCCTGTACTTCCTCGTGAAGATCAACGAAGCACAGCGCGTCATTACCATCAACTACGCCAAGCGCGTCCACGGCAATAGCAATTACGGCGGCATCAAAAGCATCCTGCCAGTCAAACTAATCGCCGCTGGTGTGATCCCGGTCATTTTCGCCGTGGCTTTCCTGAGCTTGCCACAGTTCATCGGTCAAATCATGAAAGCCTCTGGTAACGAAGGACTACAATCCCTCGCCAACACCTTGATCACCTGGTTCCAAGCACCAAACCCAGGCAGTTTTACCGGCAGCACCGCTGAAGCCTTCATCTATCCTGTTCTGTACTTCATCCTGGTCATTGCTTTCACATACTTCTACACTGGCTTTAGCTTTGACGCCACCGAAATCTCTGAAGGCTTACAGAAACAGGGCGGCTTCATTGAGGGCATTCGCCCAGGCAAGCAAACCGAGGAATACCTCCGCCGCACCGTCAACCGTTTGGTCTTGTTCGGTTCATTAGCACTTGGCGTGGTCGCTATCTTGCCGTTCGTCGCTGAATATCTGATCTATCACATTACTGGATTGACCGGCACTCGCTTGTCAATCGGTGGTACGGGTATCTTAATTATCGTATCCGTAGCGCTAGAGTCTATCCGCCAAATCAGCTCGCGCGCACTGATGGTGACCTACGATGACTTTGATGCCAACGATTTGGGAAGCGATAAACCAAAAAAACGGCGATTGCTCCGCAAAAAATAA
- a CDS encoding CopY/TcrY family copper transport repressor yields MKENCRIDKKQHITDAEWEVMRVVWANSEVTSKFVTEVLCEKMNWKQATIKALLNRLLKKNILKKREIGNKYIYSTDFTEKEVANSYILGTFDKICKTKVGEMIGKVIENSELSFDDLDLILKAVEEKRKTAVEEVLCDCVEGQCNCEHSGHKHI; encoded by the coding sequence GTGAAAGAAAATTGCAGAATCGATAAAAAACAGCATATAACCGATGCAGAATGGGAAGTAATGCGAGTTGTGTGGGCAAATAGCGAAGTTACGAGCAAGTTTGTGACAGAGGTGCTTTGTGAGAAAATGAACTGGAAACAGGCTACAATAAAGGCGCTGTTGAATCGGCTGCTGAAAAAGAATATTTTGAAAAAGAGGGAAATTGGGAACAAGTATATTTATTCGACAGATTTTACAGAAAAGGAAGTTGCTAACAGTTATATATTAGGAACTTTTGATAAAATTTGTAAAACGAAAGTTGGAGAAATGATAGGGAAAGTTATTGAGAACAGTGAACTGAGTTTTGACGACTTGGATTTGATTTTAAAGGCTGTTGAGGAAAAGAGGAAAACGGCTGTGGAAGAAGTTTTGTGTGATTGTGTGGAGGGGCAGTGTAATTGCGAACATAGCGGACATAAGCATATTTAA
- the rpsK gene encoding 30S ribosomal protein S11, protein MADAKSTKKKQRRSVPAGQLHIQATFNNTIVTFSDKKGNVLTASSAGACGFRGSKKGTAYASQVAAEKAAEAAKTQYGLKSVDVFVKGVGLGRDAAIRAVGAFDISVESIKDVTGVPHGGVRPRKARRA, encoded by the coding sequence ATGGCAGACGCAAAATCTACCAAGAAAAAGCAGCGCCGATCAGTCCCAGCTGGTCAGCTGCATATTCAAGCAACATTCAACAACACCATTGTTACCTTTTCTGACAAGAAGGGTAACGTGTTGACCGCTTCATCAGCTGGTGCATGTGGTTTCCGTGGTAGCAAAAAAGGCACCGCCTATGCTTCACAGGTTGCTGCTGAAAAAGCTGCTGAAGCTGCGAAAACGCAGTATGGTTTGAAATCAGTTGACGTTTTCGTCAAAGGTGTCGGTTTGGGCCGTGACGCAGCTATTCGTGCGGTTGGCGCTTTCGACATCTCAGTAGAAAGCATTAAGGACGTAACTGGCGTGCCTCACGGCGGTGTTCGTCCACGAAAGGCACGGAGGGCATAA
- the rplQ gene encoding 50S ribosomal protein L17, with product MHRHGYQGRKFGRERDQRRALLRGLATSLVEHGKIETTLPKAKELKRHIEKIITKAKKGDLASRRQVIAALSTRAAAYKLVDEIAPQLGGRTSGHVRVERTRLRVGDGAQMAIIEFVDDIKPMPKKEK from the coding sequence ATGCATAGACACGGATATCAAGGGCGCAAGTTCGGCCGTGAGCGTGATCAACGGCGAGCCTTGCTGAGGGGCTTGGCAACCAGCCTGGTTGAGCACGGCAAAATCGAAACCACCTTGCCGAAAGCCAAAGAGCTGAAGCGCCACATTGAAAAAATTATCACCAAGGCGAAGAAGGGCGATTTGGCAAGCCGCCGCCAGGTGATCGCAGCACTCAGCACCCGCGCTGCTGCTTATAAACTCGTTGATGAAATTGCCCCACAACTCGGCGGCCGCACCAGCGGACACGTTCGCGTTGAACGAACACGCCTGCGTGTTGGCGACGGCGCGCAAATGGCAATCATCGAGTTTGTCGACGACATCAAACCAATGCCAAAGAAGGAGAAATAA
- the rpsI gene encoding 30S ribosomal protein S9 translates to MATDTYFYGLGRRKSASASVRLLPGKGTITINGKAAAEYLDGNKTLLAEVTDPLAVVSKQKEYDVTILVKGGGLAGQVDAIKLGIAKALTAAHADLRPVLKKAELLKRDPREKERKKYGLRSARKREQFSKR, encoded by the coding sequence ATGGCTACTGATACCTATTTCTACGGCTTGGGACGACGCAAAAGTGCTTCAGCAAGTGTTCGCTTGCTTCCTGGCAAGGGTACCATCACCATCAACGGCAAAGCAGCCGCTGAGTACTTGGATGGCAACAAAACTTTGCTAGCCGAAGTGACCGACCCACTAGCTGTCGTCAGCAAGCAAAAGGAATACGACGTTACCATCTTGGTCAAAGGTGGTGGCCTCGCTGGTCAAGTTGACGCCATCAAGCTTGGCATTGCCAAAGCATTGACGGCTGCTCACGCTGACCTGCGTCCAGTCCTGAAGAAGGCTGAGCTGCTCAAGCGTGACCCACGCGAGAAAGAGCGCAAGAAATACGGTCTACGTTCTGCCCGCAAGCGCGAACAATTCTCCAAGCGTTAA
- a CDS encoding DNA-directed RNA polymerase subunit alpha, with protein sequence MAKAIYNPALASIEDVSDTSATFLIEPLHSGYGNTLGNSMRRVLLSSIRGGAIVAFRIEGATHEFTTVEGIKEDVVDIMLNLKGVRLRVHTDEPVELRLEKTGGVITAGDIQANGEVEVVNPDHIIATIDDPKKTVIMDLVAEAGRGYQTIEDSSESRLHSDMIALDAVFTPVLRVRYKVDPTRVGDETNLDKLTMTIETDGTMTPREAFEEAAAILVNQYTALAGSTTVVSAPALGTTTEDSEAELDTSIEELNLSARTTNALINNEIRTIRDLVTLTEQDLRELKGFGSKALDEVRDKMAELEF encoded by the coding sequence ATGGCAAAAGCAATTTATAATCCAGCTCTGGCAAGCATCGAAGATGTTTCTGACACCAGTGCAACCTTTCTGATTGAACCACTCCACTCAGGCTACGGCAACACGTTGGGTAACTCAATGCGCCGCGTCTTGCTCTCCAGCATCCGTGGTGGCGCAATCGTCGCTTTCCGCATCGAAGGTGCGACACATGAGTTCACCACCGTTGAGGGCATCAAAGAAGATGTCGTTGACATCATGCTGAACTTGAAGGGTGTGCGACTCCGCGTTCACACTGACGAGCCAGTTGAGTTGCGTCTGGAGAAAACTGGTGGTGTTATCACCGCTGGCGATATCCAAGCAAATGGCGAAGTAGAAGTTGTTAACCCAGACCACATCATCGCTACCATTGATGATCCAAAGAAAACGGTCATCATGGACTTGGTAGCAGAGGCTGGTCGCGGTTACCAGACAATTGAGGACTCAAGCGAATCACGCCTACACTCAGACATGATCGCTCTGGACGCAGTCTTCACTCCAGTTTTGCGCGTACGCTACAAGGTTGATCCAACTCGTGTTGGCGACGAAACTAACTTGGACAAATTGACCATGACAATTGAAACTGACGGCACCATGACGCCACGCGAGGCGTTTGAAGAGGCTGCAGCTATCTTGGTCAACCAATACACAGCCTTGGCTGGCAGCACCACTGTTGTGAGCGCACCTGCGCTTGGTACAACCACTGAAGACAGTGAAGCTGAATTGGATACATCCATCGAAGAATTAAACCTAAGCGCCCGCACGACGAACGCGCTGATTAACAATGAAATCCGCACGATTCGCGACCTGGTGACTTTGACCGAGCAAGATTTGCGAGAATTGAAAGGCTTTGGTTCAAAGGCGCTGGATGAAGTACGCGACAAGATGGCGGAGTTGGAGTTTTAA
- the rplO gene encoding 50S ribosomal protein L15, whose translation MKYNDLQVSANKNKKRVGRGIAAGQGKTAGRGTKGQNARTGKKLRAMFQGGQRPLAQAVPKARGFKSLRTPAQVVYLDHLNAFDGKTVDNALLFTEGYIATPFHTVKVIARGELKAKVDLKVQAASASVVKAIEKAGGSFEKVPTPLRKSAKDIESDEK comes from the coding sequence ATGAAATACAACGATCTCCAAGTTTCAGCAAACAAAAATAAAAAGCGCGTTGGTCGCGGTATCGCCGCTGGTCAGGGTAAAACCGCTGGTCGCGGTACCAAGGGTCAGAACGCTCGCACTGGTAAAAAGCTTCGCGCCATGTTCCAGGGTGGTCAGCGCCCACTGGCTCAGGCTGTACCAAAAGCTCGCGGCTTCAAGAGCTTGCGCACGCCAGCTCAGGTAGTCTACCTTGATCACTTGAACGCTTTTGACGGCAAAACCGTCGACAACGCATTGCTATTTACCGAAGGCTACATCGCCACACCGTTCCACACGGTTAAGGTGATCGCTCGCGGTGAATTGAAAGCCAAGGTTGACTTGAAGGTGCAAGCTGCTTCCGCTTCAGTCGTCAAAGCGATTGAAAAAGCTGGCGGCTCGTTCGAAAAAGTTCCGACACCTTTGCGTAAAAGCGCAAAAGACATCGAGTCTGACGAAAAATAA
- a CDS encoding alpha/beta fold hydrolase, translated as MWQRVVGRRRINKTTRVLAVDLLGFGNSPRPHWKTYDVKTQVDSLVATLAQQKVDGRIILVGHSLGALVAVHTARYYPSLIDSLILCSPPLYHQQGKDRLAERQLRALYQKIIDKPALGKVIASDFAKKYKLFNPGFLVDESNLQIFLDTLDAAIINQKALTEIAELTMPVEIFYGQFDPVIINKNLRKLAKQKHIAVTKILASHEIDKRYGQVVAQAINRHAIGDDYGQA; from the coding sequence ATGTGGCAGCGAGTCGTAGGGCGCCGTAGGATTAATAAAACGACTCGCGTACTGGCGGTTGACCTACTCGGTTTTGGCAATTCGCCGCGACCGCACTGGAAGACCTATGATGTTAAGACACAGGTCGATTCACTAGTCGCAACCTTGGCACAGCAGAAAGTCGACGGACGAATCATCTTGGTTGGCCATAGCTTAGGGGCACTCGTGGCGGTGCACACTGCCCGATATTATCCTTCATTGATCGATTCGCTCATCCTGTGCAGCCCACCGCTGTATCACCAACAGGGCAAGGATCGCCTGGCTGAACGCCAACTGCGTGCACTGTACCAAAAAATTATCGATAAACCAGCGCTCGGCAAGGTGATTGCTAGTGATTTTGCCAAGAAATATAAATTATTCAACCCTGGCTTTCTCGTCGATGAGTCAAACTTGCAAATTTTCCTCGACACCTTAGACGCAGCCATCATCAACCAAAAAGCACTGACGGAAATTGCCGAATTGACGATGCCAGTTGAAATATTTTACGGGCAATTTGACCCAGTCATTATCAATAAGAACCTACGAAAATTAGCAAAACAAAAGCACATCGCTGTCACTAAAATATTAGCAAGTCATGAGATCGACAAACGCTATGGCCAAGTTGTTGCTCAAGCGATCAATCGGCACGCCATCGGAGACGACTATGGCCAAGCGTAA
- a CDS encoding cation transporter, with translation MAEKNYTVTGMSCASCANAVEKALNKNNDINASVNFATEKLNIEYDEKKYNFDKIRKIVESAGYGLAEDMTEDKKVELYQEKITSLKNRLILAVIFVVPLLYISMGHMLGAVLPEFLNPKVNPLNFALAQFVLTLPIIYAGRDFFHMDLKI, from the coding sequence ATGGCAGAAAAAAACTATACAGTAACTGGAATGAGCTGTGCATCTTGTGCCAATGCTGTGGAAAAGGCACTTAATAAAAATAATGATATTAACGCTTCAGTTAATTTTGCAACTGAAAAATTGAATATTGAATATGATGAGAAGAAGTACAATTTTGATAAAATTAGGAAAATAGTGGAGTCGGCTGGGTATGGACTGGCTGAGGATATGACAGAAGATAAAAAGGTGGAACTTTATCAAGAAAAAATAACAAGTTTGAAAAATCGATTAATTTTAGCAGTTATTTTTGTTGTTCCACTTTTGTATATTTCGATGGGGCATATGCTTGGGGCAGTACTTCCTGAATTTTTGAATCCTAAGGTAAATCCGCTTAATTTTGCGTTGGCACAGTTTGTGTTGACTTTGCCTATTATTTATGCTGGGAGAGATTTTTTTCACATGGATTTAAAAATTTAG
- a CDS encoding 50S ribosomal protein L36, whose translation MKVRASVRKISPDDVLVRRVGRKKGKRIARLRVINKKKPKNKQRQG comes from the coding sequence ATGAAAGTTCGTGCAAGTGTTAGAAAAATCAGTCCCGATGACGTACTCGTGCGCCGCGTTGGCCGTAAAAAAGGCAAGCGTATCGCCAGACTGCGCGTCATCAACAAGAAAAAACCTAAGAACAAGCAAAGGCAGGGTTAA
- the rplM gene encoding 50S ribosomal protein L13, giving the protein MKTYSQKPSEVSRRWVLFDASELPLGRLATEIAKHLTGKYKPTYTPHIDGGDYVVVINAANTVVTGYKETDKYYYRHSGFPGGIKETQFKEMRERHPERIIEEAVKGMLPKNKLQAERLKRLRVFAGSEHAHTAQTPEKVEVK; this is encoded by the coding sequence ATGAAGACGTATTCACAAAAACCATCTGAAGTTTCTCGCCGCTGGGTATTGTTTGACGCGAGCGAATTGCCACTGGGACGCTTGGCAACCGAAATTGCCAAACATCTGACCGGTAAATATAAGCCAACTTATACACCACACATTGATGGTGGCGACTACGTCGTAGTTATCAACGCTGCAAACACCGTCGTTACTGGCTACAAGGAAACTGACAAGTACTACTACCGTCACAGTGGTTTCCCAGGCGGCATCAAAGAAACGCAGTTCAAAGAGATGCGTGAACGCCACCCAGAACGAATTATTGAAGAAGCTGTCAAAGGCATGCTGCCAAAGAACAAATTGCAAGCAGAACGCCTCAAGCGTCTGCGCGTATTTGCTGGCAGCGAGCATGCTCACACAGCACAAACCCCAGAGAAAGTTGAGGTAAAGTAA
- the rpsD gene encoding 30S ribosomal protein S4 translates to MARDNSPIVKQSRREGYALHPKAHKVLARKSGIPGQHAHSRHNKPSLYATQLREKQKVRRLYGLVEKQFARLMDEATRAQEGLAGENLLKLLERRLDNVVYRAGFATSRRAARQLVGHGHFLLNGRRVDIPSIRVKAGDVIEVRPKSTKSVYFTHIDDVVSNSIQGPLSWMKSDVKKLKIEITGQPKREEAEADINEQLIVEYYSR, encoded by the coding sequence ATGGCACGAGATAATTCACCGATTGTCAAGCAAAGCCGCCGCGAAGGTTATGCGCTTCATCCAAAAGCACATAAAGTTTTGGCACGAAAATCTGGCATTCCAGGTCAGCACGCACACAGCCGACACAACAAACCAAGCTTGTACGCCACACAGCTACGCGAAAAGCAAAAAGTTCGCCGGCTGTACGGTTTGGTTGAAAAGCAATTTGCTCGACTGATGGACGAGGCAACACGCGCCCAAGAAGGTCTGGCAGGCGAGAACCTGTTGAAATTGTTGGAACGCCGCCTGGACAACGTTGTGTACCGTGCTGGTTTTGCAACCAGCCGCCGCGCTGCTCGCCAGCTAGTCGGACACGGTCACTTCTTGTTGAACGGTCGCCGTGTCGATATTCCATCAATTCGCGTCAAAGCAGGTGATGTCATTGAAGTGCGTCCAAAGAGTACCAAGTCGGTATACTTTACACACATCGACGACGTTGTCAGCAACTCAATTCAAGGTCCGCTCAGCTGGATGAAGAGTGATGTCAAGAAATTGAAGATTGAGATCACTGGACAGCCAAAGCGTGAAGAAGCAGAAGCTGATATCAACGAGCAATTAATTGTTGAGTATTACTCACGATAA
- a CDS encoding copper-translocating P-type ATPase, which produces MDSLIAIGSTAAVLYGIYATFGIVIVDPEAHMDLYYESAGAIITLILFGKLLEAKTKGQTSSAIKKLIRLQPKKAKIIENGAEKEVLIENLKVGDIVIVKPGEKIAVDGRIVEGATSVDESMLTGESLPVSKKVGDKVVGGSINKNGSIRFEATEIGKNTVLSQIIKLVEEAQGSKAPISRMADIVSAYFVPIVIGIAIITGIAWFLSGSGLVTALSFFIAVLVIACPCALGLATPTSIMVGTGKGAENGILIKSGEALETAYKIKTVVFDKTGTITKGKPILTNLIAYGKYNENKLLKIAASVENDSEHPLAEAIVNKAKEKNIEIKPYEKFRAMPGYGIRATFKDKEVQIGNRKLMENRKINVEISQKDYDILLNEGKTPMYISIDNELAGLVAVADVIKETSKEAIEKLKKMGIKTVMLTGDNEKTAKFIAKQVGIDDVISEVLPYQKSQKVKELQEKDEFVAMVGDGINDSPALAQANVGIAIGNGTDVAIESADIVLIRNDLRDVAGAIALSKATITNIKENLFWAFFYNVLGIPFAAGIFYAFFNGPKLDPMIAAFAMSFSSVSVLGNALRLKFFKVK; this is translated from the coding sequence ATGGATTCATTAATTGCTATTGGGTCAACGGCGGCGGTACTCTATGGAATTTACGCAACTTTTGGAATTGTAATTGTAGACCCTGAAGCACATATGGATTTATATTATGAGTCGGCTGGTGCAATTATTACGTTAATCTTGTTTGGAAAACTGCTGGAGGCAAAAACAAAAGGTCAAACTTCATCGGCAATAAAAAAACTTATCAGACTTCAACCTAAAAAGGCTAAAATTATTGAAAATGGAGCGGAAAAGGAAGTTCTGATTGAAAACTTGAAAGTTGGAGATATTGTTATTGTGAAGCCGGGAGAAAAAATTGCGGTGGATGGAAGAATTGTGGAAGGGGCGACTTCTGTTGATGAGTCAATGCTGACAGGAGAAAGTTTGCCAGTAAGCAAAAAAGTTGGAGATAAGGTTGTTGGAGGAAGTATAAATAAAAATGGAAGTATCAGATTTGAGGCGACTGAAATTGGTAAAAATACAGTTTTGTCACAAATTATAAAGCTGGTTGAGGAGGCACAGGGGTCAAAGGCTCCTATTTCTAGAATGGCAGACATTGTGTCGGCATATTTTGTGCCGATTGTTATTGGGATTGCGATAATTACAGGAATTGCTTGGTTTCTAAGTGGAAGTGGATTGGTTACTGCATTGTCGTTTTTCATCGCTGTACTTGTAATTGCGTGTCCGTGTGCATTGGGACTTGCAACACCTACATCAATAATGGTTGGAACTGGAAAAGGGGCTGAAAACGGTATTCTTATAAAAAGCGGGGAAGCTCTTGAAACAGCATACAAAATAAAAACAGTTGTATTTGACAAGACTGGTACGATTACGAAAGGAAAGCCTATACTTACTAATTTGATTGCTTATGGGAAATATAATGAAAATAAATTGTTAAAAATTGCTGCAAGTGTGGAAAATGATTCAGAGCATCCATTGGCAGAAGCAATCGTAAACAAAGCAAAAGAGAAAAATATTGAAATTAAGCCGTATGAAAAATTTAGGGCAATGCCAGGTTACGGTATTCGTGCAACATTTAAAGACAAGGAAGTTCAAATTGGAAATAGAAAATTGATGGAAAATCGAAAAATCAATGTGGAAATTTCTCAAAAAGATTATGATATTTTGTTGAATGAAGGAAAAACGCCAATGTACATTTCGATTGATAACGAATTGGCGGGACTTGTTGCAGTTGCAGACGTTATCAAGGAAACAAGCAAGGAAGCTATAGAAAAACTGAAAAAAATGGGAATCAAGACAGTAATGCTAACTGGAGATAACGAAAAAACTGCCAAATTTATCGCAAAACAAGTGGGAATAGATGATGTAATTTCAGAAGTGCTGCCTTATCAGAAATCTCAAAAAGTAAAGGAACTTCAGGAAAAAGATGAATTTGTTGCAATGGTTGGAGACGGAATTAACGATTCACCAGCACTGGCTCAAGCAAACGTTGGAATTGCGATAGGAAATGGAACGGATGTTGCAATAGAATCCGCTGATATCGTCTTAATTAGAAACGATTTGAGAGATGTTGCGGGTGCAATAGCATTAAGTAAAGCGACAATCACAAATATAAAGGAAAATCTATTTTGGGCATTCTTTTATAACGTACTTGGAATACCATTTGCCGCTGGAATATTTTATGCATTTTTCAATGGACCAAAATTGGATCCGATGATAGCGGCTTTTGCAATGTCATTTAGTTCAGTATCTGTTTTGGGTAATGCTTTAAGATTGAAATTTTTTAAAGTTAAATAG